The Polyangia bacterium genome has a segment encoding these proteins:
- a CDS encoding biopolymer transporter ExbD, with protein MRLGHHHRQGSVKRLYVRPPAARNSDINVTPLVDVVLVLLIIFMVVTPLLEKNIPVSTPSSEKVEEVTEVPPDQLVVYVNRAGQMRINADSVTEADFINKLKARLDAHGPNDRTVFIVAEDELNYAKLIAVIDGAKQAGAETLGFATDPPDPAMFPAGG; from the coding sequence ATGCGGTTGGGTCATCATCACAGGCAAGGTTCGGTAAAGCGGCTTTATGTGCGGCCACCCGCCGCGCGCAACAGCGACATCAACGTCACGCCGCTGGTCGACGTGGTGCTGGTGTTGCTGATCATCTTCATGGTGGTGACGCCGCTCTTGGAGAAGAACATCCCGGTCAGCACGCCCAGCAGCGAAAAGGTCGAGGAGGTCACTGAAGTGCCGCCCGATCAGCTGGTGGTGTACGTGAACCGCGCCGGCCAGATGCGCATCAACGCGGATTCGGTGACCGAGGCGGACTTCATCAACAAGTTGAAGGCGCGCCTGGACGCCCACGGTCCCAACGACCGAACGGTGTTCATCGTCGCCGAGGACGAATTGAACTACGCCAAGCTGATCGCCGTCATCGACGGCGCCAAGCAAGCCGGTGCCGAGACGCTGGGCTTCGCCACCGATCCGCCCGACCCGGCGATGTTCCCCGCCGGCGGCTGA
- a CDS encoding biopolymer transporter ExbD has product MAMTGGSSRGVKNDINVTPLVDVVLVLLIIFMVVTPMLQRGKDVHLPKANKLTKEEKNGDPLVVSVTADHKLWVESVGFQEDALETKLAAELSKEPNRRVLLKGDQSVTVGDVRKVMDHAKKAGARAVELAIEEIKK; this is encoded by the coding sequence ATGGCGATGACGGGCGGCTCCTCCCGAGGAGTCAAAAACGACATCAACGTCACACCGCTGGTCGACGTGGTGCTGGTGTTGCTGATCATCTTCATGGTGGTCACGCCCATGCTCCAGCGTGGCAAGGACGTGCACCTGCCCAAGGCCAACAAGCTGACCAAGGAAGAGAAGAACGGCGATCCTTTGGTGGTCTCGGTGACCGCCGATCACAAGCTGTGGGTGGAGAGCGTCGGTTTTCAGGAAGACGCGCTGGAGACCAAGCTGGCCGCCGAGCTGAGCAAGGAACCGAACCGCCGCGTGCTGCTGAAGGGTGATCAGTCGGTCACCGTCGGCGATGTCCGCAAGGTCATGGACCACGCCAAGAAGGCGGGCGCTCGCGCGGTCGAGCTGGCCATCGAAGAGATCAAAAAGTAA